The Prunus persica cultivar Lovell chromosome G8, Prunus_persica_NCBIv2, whole genome shotgun sequence genome includes a region encoding these proteins:
- the LOC18767046 gene encoding uncharacterized protein LOC18767046, with the protein MMKESMLNLKSLNHISLVCRSVEKSLDFYQSVLGFFPIRRPGSFDFIGAWLFNYGIGIHLLQSEDPDKMPKKITQIKPKDNHISFQCESMVTVEKNLKEMEIEYVKRRVEKGGIYVDQLFFHDPDATMIEICNCDNLPVIPLTGEPVRPCNA; encoded by the exons ATGATGAAAGAAAGCATGCTGAATTTGAAGTCCTTGAATCACATCTCATTGGTGTGCAGATCAGTTGAGAAATCCCTTGATTTCTACCAGAGTGTTCTTGGGTTCTTCCCCATTAGGAGGCCTGGCTCCTTTGACTTTATTGGTGCATG GCTATTCAATTATGGCATTGGCATACATCTTCTCCAATCTGAAGACCCTGATAAAATGCCCAAGAAGATCACCCAGATTAAACCCAAGGATAACCACATTTCTTtccag TGTGAGAGCATGGTCACAGTGGAGAAAAATTTGAAGGAGATGGAGATAGAGTACGTGAAGCGCAGGGTGGAGAAGGGTGGAATCTACGTTGATCAGCTTTTCTTCCACGACCCTGATGCCACTATGATTGAGATCTGTAATTGTGATAACCTTCCCGTAATACCCCTCACGGGAGAGCCAGTCAGGCCCTGCAATGCCtag
- the LOC18766933 gene encoding GEM-like protein 2, translating to MSGQFDGAANANYNSSSSNNPYVQYSPVPTTNSATKRPMDNMLESLSQCGKRVEVATKRAEAIADSVWHHLRMSHSLTEAAMARLNQGTKVLTGGGKEKVFQQEFENLAGEKLLHSYACYLSTSHGPVIGMLYISNKRLAFCSDFCHYLSPGNPNFMHYKVVVQLDQLGTVNPSANRWKPSEKYIHIVTRDGYEFWFMGFISYDKALKNLSQVLQISQN from the exons ATGAGTGGTCAGTTTGACGGCGCTGCCAACGCCAAttacaacagcagcagcagcaacaatcCTTATGTCCAATATTCCCCTGTTCCCACGACGAATTCTGCTACCAAGC GTCCGATGGATAATATGCTAGAGTCACTGAGCCAGTGCGGTAAAAGGGTTGAAGTTGCAACCAAAAGAGCAGAGGCCATTGCAGACAGTGTTTGGCACCACC TTAGAATGAGTCATAGTTTGACAGAAGCAGCCATGGCAAGGCTCAATCAAGGGACAAAGGTGCTTACAGGaggagggaaagaaaaagtgtTCCAGCAAGAATTTGAGAACCTGGCAGGAGAGAAGCTCTTGCATTCATATGCTTGCTATCTGTCAACTTCTCATGGACCTGTAATTGGGATGCTCTACATCTCCAACAAAAGACTAGCCTTTTGCAGTGATTTCTGCCACTATTTGTCCCCAGGGAACCCAAATTTCATGCACTACAAG GTGGTGGTGCAGCTAGATCAATTAGGAACAGTCAATCCATCAGCAAACAGATGGAAGCCTTCAGAGAAATATATACACATTGTCACAAGGGATGGTTATGAATTCTGGTTCATGGGGTTCATATCCTATGACAAGGCCCTCAAGAATCTAAGCCAAGTTCTACAGATCTCTCAGAATTAG
- the LOC18766541 gene encoding uncharacterized protein LOC18766541, which yields MAGFVRTRTKRVTYPLDDKVRARLVGGYSSELSIYDVSSGSEHSGDGDSPCLSELVHDFLQDDSSETRFPDNETDSDRVDSVSDAKAMDSILRSAAVSGNEDSFAKLLRSHVSEAVEAFSCLRSGNKSALRRSVMSFLRARGHNAAICKTNWSSSGNITAGSYEFIDVVCAQSSSPMWQSQYFVDLDFAAQFEIARPTSQYSRLLQLLPRDFVGSSEDLKRIVRVMSDAVKRSLRSRELSVPPWRKNRYMQNKWFGPYKRTVNPLTEKSFSISSTVFAPVSGAKCRRVGFDDAVSDPSVNGRLYVRT from the coding sequence ATGGCGGGTTTTGTAAGAACCAGAACAAAGAGAGTCACTTACCCTCTCGACGACAAGGTCAGGGCACGCCTCGTCGGCGGCTACAGCTCCGAGCTCAGCATCTACGACGTCAGCAGCGGAAGCGAGCATTCCGGCGACGGCGACTCGCCCTGCCTCTCCGAGCTCGTCCACGATTTCCTCCAGGACGACTCGTCCGAGACTCGGTTTCCGGACAACGAGACTGACTCGGACCGAGTCGACTCGGTCTCCGACGCGAAAGCGATGGACTCTATTCTCAGATCCGCGGCTGTTAGCGGAAATGAGGACTCGTTTGCGAAGCTGCTCCGCTCTCACGTTTCCGAGGCGGTGGAGGCGTTCTCGTGCCTGAGATCCGGCAACAAGTCAGCTCTGCGACGGAGCGTGATGTCGTTTTTGAGAGCCCGGGGGCACAATGCGGCGATCTGCAAGACCAATTGGAGCTCCTCCGGCAACATCACCGCCGGGAGCTACGAGTTCATCGACGTGGTTTGCGCCCAATCGAGCTCCCCCATGTGGCAGAGCCAGTACTTCGTGGACCTCGACTTCGCCGCCCAGTTCGAAATCGCTAGGCCGACGAGCCAGTACTCGCGGCTGTTGCAGCTACTGCCGAGAGACTTCGTCGGCAGCTCGGAGGACCTGAAGCGAATCGTCCGAGTCATGAGCGACGCCGTCAAGAGGTCGCTGAGAAGCAGAGAGCTCTCCGTGCCTCCGTGGAGGAAAAACCGTTACATGCAGAACAAGTGGTTCGGTCCGTACAAACGGACAGTTAACCCGTTGACGGAGAAATCGTTTTCAATATCCTCCACCGTTTTCGCTCCGGTCTCTGGTGCGAAATGCCGTCGGGTTGGGTTCGACGACGCCGTTTCTGACCCCAGCGTCAACGGCCGTCTTTACGTCCGTACGTAG